The Deltaproteobacteria bacterium genomic interval CATCATATTGGATATTGCCTTTTCATTACCGGGTATAAATTTTGAAGAAAGGATTACTGTGTCGCCTTTTAAGATTTTTATATGCTTGTGGTCATCCATTGCCATCCTTGTAAGCGCTGACATTGGTTCGCCCTGACTGCCTGTTGTAATAAGGCAGACCTCTTCTGGCGGAAGGCTGTCCATCTCTTTTAAATCCACGAGCAAATCATCAGGCGCCTTGAGATACCCAAGTTCCCTTGCAATCCTTACATTTGCGACCATGCTCTTACCGTTCAGGCAGACCTTTCTGCCGAACTTGTTCGCCACATCCATTGCCTGCTGAACCCTGTGTATATTTGATGAAAACGCAGCGACCATAACCCTGCCTTTAGCCTCTCTGAATATATCCTCAAATGCATTGCCGATTTCTTTTTCAGATATTGTGTAACCTTCTTTTTCAACATTTGTTGAATCTGACATTAGTACAAGCACGGCTTTTTCACCGTATTCAGAAAACCTTGCATAGTCCAAAACCTCCCCATCCACAGGGGTCTGGTCTAATTTAAAATCCCCTGTGTGGATGACTGTGCCAATTGGTGTTGTAATGGCAAGTCCGACACCGTCAACTATGGAATGACTAACTCTTATGAATTCAACCTTAAACTGCCCTATTGATACGGTCTGTCTTGGTTTTACACGGACAAACTGTGTAGATTTATCAAGATTAAATTCCTTAAGTTTTTCCTGAATGAAGCCGATAGTA includes:
- a CDS encoding ribonuclease J; this encodes TIGFIQEKLKEFNLDKSTQFVRVKPRQTVSIGQFKVEFIRVSHSIVDGVGLAITTPIGTVIHTGDFKLDQTPVDGEVLDYARFSEYGEKAVLVLMSDSTNVEKEGYTISEKEIGNAFEDIFREAKGRVMVAAFSSNIHRVQQAMDVANKFGRKVCLNGKSMVANVRIARELGYLKAPDDLLVDLKEMDSLPPEEVCLITTGSQGEPMSALTRMAMDDHKHIKILKGDTVILSSKFIPGNEKAISNMMNHLFKRGAEVIYEKVSEVHVSGHASQEELKIMLNMTKPRFFIPVHGEYRHLIKHAQLAERLGIPSENIVIAEDGDVVEVTPNKIAKIEKIESGRVFVDGKGVGDVGNMVLKDRLHLSQDGVVIAIIALNQTTGDIIYGPDIITRGLVFEEESAELLEDAKRVVNETLAGVNKEALTDWAEVKEEVRKSLRRYFNKILERRPVILPLIIEV